GCCAGGATCTGGCGTAGGGCAATCCACTGTCGTTCCGCATTTTGTCATCCTGCATCTAGCGTACGCAAAGCGAAGGACCTTATCACGTTGGATAGTAATATCTACCTGGCGTGATAAGGTCCTTCGCTTTGCTCAGGATGACAAACGATGAATGCGGTACTCGGCGCGTAAGCAGCTTACAGCACTTCGGCAGCTTCAGCTTCTTGCAGCAGTCGACCTTTCTCAATTGGCACTACGCCCACTTGCTCGCACACCAAACCACCGCCTAGGTTGGCCAGGGCGGCCATGGCCTCGGGGCTGGTGCCGAGGGCTACGCACAGCGCGGCAATGCTGATTACCGTGTCGCCGGCACCCGAAACATCGGAAATGGCGCGCACGTGGGCGGGCAGGTACACCGGGCCCGACATAGCATCGCAGAAAACGCCGCGCTCCGACAACGTAACCAGCACCATTTCGGGCGCGAGGTGCTGGCGCAGCACCGCAACGGCGTGTTCGAGGCCCGCGTTGTCGCCGTCGGCAAACTCCAGCTTCAGGCCTTCGCGCAGCTCTTTCAGGTTGGGCTTGAAGAGCGTGCAGCCGCGGTAAGCCAGGAAGTTGCGCTTTTTCGGGTCGACGACGGTGGGTACGCCCTTCTGGCGTGCAAGCGCAATGAAGTTGGCAATGCGTTCGGCGTTCAATACCCCTTTGTCGTAGTCTTCGAAGATGACCACATCGGCGCGGTCGAGCAATTGTTCGTAGGCTTCGGTCAGGGCGGCGTCTTCGGTGGTAGTCAGGTCGGTTTCAACTTCCGAGTCGATGCGGAGCAGGTGCTGGCCGTGGGCCAGGATGCGCTGCTTTACCGTGGTGGGCCGCTCGGCGCTGCGCACCAGGCCATCGGCGGGCAGGTGCCGCTCGTGCAGCAGGTGCAGTAGCTGGTCGCCGCCGGCATCGTCGCCAATCACGGCGCACAGCAGCGGCGTGGCACCTAGGGCTTGCACGTTCAGGGCCACGTTGGCCGCTCCGCCCAGGCGCTGCTCGGTGCGCGTCACGTTCACGATGGGCACGGGGGCCTCCGGCGACAGGCGCCCGGCTTTGCCCCACACGTAGGCATCCACCATCACGTCGCCCACGATGAGCACGGTCAGGTCGTTGAAAGCGGCAAAAAGATCGGTAAGCGTGGCGGACGACGACAAAGCGGCTGCAGGCATCGGAAAGCAGAATGGCGAATGAAGCCGCAAAGATAGCCCGCGGCTAGGTAGTGTGTGGCCTGGGTTTGTAGGCAGGCACCCGGGGCGGCCCAACAAAAAGCCGCACCCTAACGGGGTGCGGCCTGGTTACCTAAGGCAATTTCGGGTATGCGCTTAAGCCAGCTTGGCCAGACTAACCTTGATGCGGCGGAAAGCCTCGCGCAGCTTCTCGTCGGCGGCGGCGGTGCTCATGCGCAGGCACTGCGGCGCCCCGAAGGCACCACCATCAACGGTGGCCACGTGGCCGTCGTTGAGCAGGTAAATGGCCAGGTCGCAGGCGTTGTCGATTACCTGCCCCTCGGGCGTGGTTTTGCCAAAGTACGACGACACCTCCGGGAACACGTAGAAAGCGCCGCTCGGGGTGGGCGTTTTCAGGCCCGGAATGTCGCGCACGAGTTCCAGCACCAGGTCGCGGCGGCGGCGGTAGGCCTCCACCATCTCGTCGGCCGAGGTGCGGCCACCTTGCAGGGCGGCCAGGGCGGCGCGCTGCGCCACGGAGCAGGTGCCCGAGGTAATCTGGCTTTGCATTTTCTCGCAGGCGGCGGCAATTTCCTTGCGGGCCGCCAGGTAGCCAATGCGCCAGCCCGTCATGGCATAGCCCTTCGAGAAGCCGTTGACGGTGATTATCTGGTCCTTAACCTCGGCAAATTGCGCCAGGCTCACGTGCTCACCCACAAAGTTGATGTACTCGTAAATCTCGTCGGCAATTACGTGCACGTGGGGGTTGCGGGCCACTACCTCGGCAATGGCGGCCAGCTCTTCGCGCGAGAACACCGAGCCGGTGGGGTTGCACGGCGACGAGTACATTACCAGCTTGGTGCGGGGCGTAATGGCCTCTTCGAGCTGCTCGGCGGTTACTTTGTAGTCGTTTTCGAGGGTGCCCACCAGCTTGATGGGCGTGCCCTCGGCCAGCTTCACAATCTCCTCGTAGCTAACCCAATAAGGCGAGAAGATGAGCACCTCGTCGCCGGGGTTCACCAGGCTCATCACGGCGTTGGCAATACTCTGCTTGGCGCCCGTGCTCACCACAATGTTTTCGGGCTTGTAGTCGAGGTTGTTGTC
The sequence above is drawn from the Hymenobacter sp. YIM 151858-1 genome and encodes:
- a CDS encoding bifunctional heptose 7-phosphate kinase/heptose 1-phosphate adenyltransferase, which codes for MPAAALSSSATLTDLFAAFNDLTVLIVGDVMVDAYVWGKAGRLSPEAPVPIVNVTRTEQRLGGAANVALNVQALGATPLLCAVIGDDAGGDQLLHLLHERHLPADGLVRSAERPTTVKQRILAHGQHLLRIDSEVETDLTTTEDAALTEAYEQLLDRADVVIFEDYDKGVLNAERIANFIALARQKGVPTVVDPKKRNFLAYRGCTLFKPNLKELREGLKLEFADGDNAGLEHAVAVLRQHLAPEMVLVTLSERGVFCDAMSGPVYLPAHVRAISDVSGAGDTVISIAALCVALGTSPEAMAALANLGGGLVCEQVGVVPIEKGRLLQEAEAAEVL
- a CDS encoding pyridoxal phosphate-dependent aminotransferase; translation: MSNAAATLATSFLSDRINALEESQTIGMAKKARELAAQGVDVISLSFGEPDFQTPQYIKDAAKKAIDDGYTFYTPVPGYPELRAAIAEKFKRDNNLDYKPENIVVSTGAKQSIANAVMSLVNPGDEVLIFSPYWVSYEEIVKLAEGTPIKLVGTLENDYKVTAEQLEEAITPRTKLVMYSSPCNPTGSVFSREELAAIAEVVARNPHVHVIADEIYEYINFVGEHVSLAQFAEVKDQIITVNGFSKGYAMTGWRIGYLAARKEIAAACEKMQSQITSGTCSVAQRAALAALQGGRTSADEMVEAYRRRRDLVLELVRDIPGLKTPTPSGAFYVFPEVSSYFGKTTPEGQVIDNACDLAIYLLNDGHVATVDGGAFGAPQCLRMSTAAADEKLREAFRRIKVSLAKLA